One part of the Sphingobium yanoikuyae genome encodes these proteins:
- a CDS encoding DMT family transporter, giving the protein MAWIALFFAGLLEIVWAFAMKQSHGFTRLVPSLITLIAMIASFGLLSLAMRSLPLGTAYMIWTGIGALGAFAVGVAFLGEAISPARLAAAALILSGLVMMKLASPS; this is encoded by the coding sequence ATGGCCTGGATTGCCCTGTTTTTTGCCGGATTGCTGGAAATCGTCTGGGCCTTTGCGATGAAGCAGTCGCATGGCTTCACCCGGCTGGTGCCGAGCCTCATCACCCTCATCGCGATGATCGCCAGTTTCGGCCTGTTGTCGCTGGCGATGCGCAGCCTGCCACTGGGCACTGCCTATATGATCTGGACCGGGATCGGCGCGCTGGGCGCCTTTGCCGTCGGCGTCGCCTTCCTGGGCGAGGCGATCAGCCCGGCGCGGCTGGCGGCGGCGGCGCTGATCCTCTCCGGTCTTGTCATGATGAAGCTGGCGTCGCCCAGCTGA
- a CDS encoding SRPBCC domain-containing protein gives MSGAEHELSVTCLIEAPREICWKVWTDLKDEWFCPKPWRAEVIEEDMRPGGRSAVQMFGPNGEETGPMEGIFLEVVPGARVVTTDAYAAGWIPQSPFMTAIWDFAAEGDGTRFTATARHWDAEAMARHEEMGFHPGWDEMMAQFKALCETSAASA, from the coding sequence ATGAGCGGGGCGGAGCATGAGCTGTCGGTCACCTGCCTGATCGAGGCGCCGCGCGAAATCTGCTGGAAGGTGTGGACCGACCTGAAGGACGAATGGTTCTGTCCCAAGCCCTGGCGCGCCGAGGTGATCGAGGAGGATATGCGTCCGGGCGGCCGCAGCGCGGTGCAGATGTTTGGGCCGAATGGCGAGGAAACCGGGCCGATGGAGGGCATTTTTCTGGAGGTGGTGCCGGGTGCGCGGGTGGTGACGACCGATGCCTATGCCGCCGGCTGGATACCGCAGAGCCCGTTCATGACCGCGATCTGGGACTTTGCGGCGGAGGGCGATGGCACCCGCTTCACCGCGACCGCGCGCCACTGGGACGCCGAGGCGATGGCGCGGCATGAGGAAATGGGCTTCCATCCCGGCTGGGACGAGATGATGGCCCAGTTCAAGGCGCTGTGCGAGACGTCGGCCGCGAGCGCCTGA
- a CDS encoding NAD(P)H-dependent flavin oxidoreductase: MTHAKLASLMARGTEFLGCESAILCGAMSWVSERHLVSAISNAGGFGVIACGAMSPELLDAEIAATRALTDKPFGVNLITMHPQLFDLIAVCAKHEVSHVVLAGGLPPKGSIEAIKANGAKLICFAPALALAKKLVRSGVDALVVEGMEAGGHIGPVATSVLAQEILPEMAQQVPVFVAGGIGRGEAIAAYLEMGAAGVQLGTRFACASESIAHPAFKKAFFRASARDAIASVQIDPRLPVIPVRALKNAGTEAFTAKQREVANLLDSGAVDMGEAQLQIEHYWAGALRKAVIDGDVEGGSLMAGQSVGMVTKEEPVADIIAELMAQAATALERRAA; this comes from the coding sequence ATGACTCACGCCAAACTCGCTTCCCTGATGGCCCGCGGCACCGAATTTCTCGGCTGCGAGAGCGCGATCCTGTGCGGGGCGATGAGCTGGGTCAGCGAGCGGCATCTGGTGTCGGCGATCTCGAATGCCGGCGGTTTCGGCGTGATCGCCTGTGGCGCGATGTCGCCCGAACTGCTGGACGCGGAAATCGCGGCGACCAGGGCGCTGACCGACAAGCCGTTCGGCGTGAACCTGATCACCATGCATCCGCAGCTGTTCGACCTGATCGCGGTGTGCGCCAAGCATGAGGTGAGCCATGTCGTTCTTGCCGGTGGCCTGCCGCCCAAGGGCAGCATCGAGGCGATCAAGGCCAATGGCGCTAAGCTGATCTGCTTCGCGCCCGCGCTGGCGCTGGCGAAGAAGCTGGTGCGATCGGGCGTCGACGCGCTGGTGGTCGAGGGCATGGAAGCGGGCGGCCATATCGGTCCGGTCGCGACCAGCGTGCTGGCGCAGGAAATCCTGCCCGAAATGGCGCAGCAGGTGCCGGTGTTCGTCGCCGGCGGCATCGGCCGGGGCGAGGCGATCGCCGCCTATCTGGAAATGGGCGCGGCCGGCGTGCAGCTGGGCACGCGCTTTGCCTGCGCAAGCGAGAGCATCGCCCATCCCGCGTTCAAGAAGGCCTTCTTCCGCGCGTCGGCGCGCGATGCGATCGCCAGCGTGCAGATCGATCCGCGCCTGCCGGTGATCCCGGTGCGCGCGCTCAAGAATGCCGGCACCGAAGCCTTCACCGCCAAGCAGCGCGAAGTCGCCAACCTGCTGGACAGCGGCGCGGTCGACATGGGCGAGGCGCAGCTGCAGATCGAGCATTATTGGGCCGGCGCGCTGCGCAAGGCGGTGATCGACGGCGATGTCGAGGGCGGGTCGCTGATGGCGGGCCAGTCGGTCGGCATGGTGACCAAGGAAGAGCCGGTCGCCGACATCATTGCCGAGCTGATGGCGCAGGCCGCCACGGCGCTGGAGCGCCGCGCGGCCTGA
- a CDS encoding EF-hand domain-containing protein, producing MRKMMIGAALLLCSAPLLAQGGMGGGMGGGGMGGSGMGGGMGGGPPGGGGPPGGGEGRPQKPREMKPIKRSQIDKIVTAMFAEADSNRDGMVTIDELRLMVQARREAIIRTRFEAIDSNHDGTLSLAEFQAWQSSMGSVALSETGAMGDQGGPVAEAIMPKLGDDPEDAILGRLIEPLNASAIAQANSNYDAGASLEEVLAFEHTRFDAADADHDGVLSAEEMRSLMPRRGPGGGPGGGPGGPGGPGGAGGPPPRN from the coding sequence ATGCGCAAGATGATGATCGGGGCGGCGCTGCTGCTCTGTTCGGCGCCGTTGCTGGCCCAGGGGGGCATGGGTGGCGGCATGGGCGGCGGCGGCATGGGCGGCAGCGGCATGGGGGGAGGCATGGGCGGTGGCCCGCCCGGCGGCGGCGGCCCTCCCGGTGGCGGCGAAGGCCGGCCGCAAAAGCCGCGCGAGATGAAGCCGATCAAGCGCAGCCAGATCGACAAGATCGTTACCGCCATGTTTGCCGAAGCCGACAGCAATCGCGACGGCATGGTGACGATCGACGAATTGCGGCTGATGGTGCAGGCGCGGCGCGAAGCGATCATCCGTACCCGCTTCGAGGCGATCGACAGCAATCATGACGGCACGCTGAGCCTGGCCGAGTTCCAGGCCTGGCAGAGCAGCATGGGATCGGTTGCCTTGTCGGAAACGGGCGCGATGGGCGATCAGGGCGGGCCGGTGGCCGAGGCGATCATGCCCAAGCTGGGCGACGACCCCGAGGACGCGATACTGGGCCGGCTGATCGAACCGCTCAATGCCAGCGCGATCGCCCAGGCCAACAGCAATTATGATGCCGGCGCATCGCTGGAGGAAGTGCTGGCGTTCGAACATACCCGCTTCGATGCGGCAGACGCCGATCATGACGGCGTGCTGTCGGCCGAGGAGATGCGCAGCCTGATGCCGCGGCGTGGTCCGGGGGGAGGCCCCGGTGGAGGCCCCGGCGGTCCGGGTGGACCGGGCGGCGCGGGCGGACCGCCGCCGCGCAATTGA
- a CDS encoding winged helix-turn-helix transcriptional regulator — MANPLESRFATAEIAAAEQYLDHDPPTELDPRVERLVNELIGRVADKWTMLILELLEERGTLRFTEIGRAVEGISQKMLTQTLRQMERDGLLTRTVHPVVPPRVDYALTPLGNSLSAAFCGVWVWAERNLATVEDARARFDARDA; from the coding sequence ATGGCAAATCCTCTGGAATCCCGCTTCGCCACCGCTGAAATAGCGGCCGCCGAGCAATATCTCGACCATGATCCGCCGACCGAACTCGATCCACGGGTGGAGCGACTCGTCAATGAACTGATCGGCCGGGTGGCCGACAAATGGACGATGCTGATCCTGGAATTGCTGGAGGAGCGCGGCACGCTGCGCTTTACCGAGATCGGCCGCGCGGTCGAGGGGATCAGCCAGAAGATGCTGACCCAGACGCTGCGCCAGATGGAGCGCGACGGCCTGCTCACCCGCACCGTCCATCCGGTCGTGCCGCCGCGCGTCGACTATGCCCTCACCCCACTCGGCAACAGCCTCAGCGCCGCCTTCTGCGGCGTATGGGTCTGGGCCGAACGCAATCTCGCCACGGTCGAGGACGCCCGCGCCCGCTTCGACGCGCGCGACGCCTGA
- the ubiG gene encoding bifunctional 2-polyprenyl-6-hydroxyphenol methylase/3-demethylubiquinol 3-O-methyltransferase UbiG encodes MMTETTATIDPKEAAHFGTMAADWWDPKGSSAMLHKLNPVRLAYIRTAIDRHWDSDDHGFRPLNGKRALDVGCGAGLLAEPLARLGASVTGLDAAPENIAVAAAHAQGQGLAIDYRATPVEQVSDSGYDLVTSMEVIEHVADPAAFVRALAAKLAPDGLMILSTPNRTPMSRLAMITIGESIGGIPKGTHDWAKFITPDELTALLEDAGLEVTDSSGLAFDPARGFTLSANTAINYLLTARHKG; translated from the coding sequence ATGATGACTGAGACGACCGCGACGATCGACCCGAAGGAAGCCGCCCATTTCGGCACCATGGCCGCCGACTGGTGGGATCCCAAGGGGTCTAGCGCGATGCTGCACAAGCTGAACCCGGTCCGCCTCGCCTATATCCGCACCGCGATCGACCGGCACTGGGACAGCGACGATCATGGCTTCCGTCCGCTCAACGGCAAGCGCGCGCTCGATGTCGGCTGCGGCGCCGGCCTGCTCGCCGAACCGCTCGCCCGCCTGGGCGCGAGCGTCACCGGCCTCGACGCGGCGCCGGAAAATATCGCCGTCGCTGCCGCCCATGCGCAGGGCCAGGGCCTCGCCATCGACTATCGCGCCACCCCGGTGGAGCAGGTCAGCGACAGCGGCTATGACCTCGTCACCTCGATGGAAGTGATCGAACATGTCGCCGATCCCGCCGCCTTCGTCCGCGCGCTCGCGGCCAAGCTCGCGCCAGACGGCCTCATGATCCTCTCCACCCCCAACCGCACGCCGATGTCGCGCCTCGCCATGATCACCATCGGCGAAAGCATCGGCGGCATTCCCAAGGGCACGCATGACTGGGCCAAGTTCATCACCCCCGATGAACTGACCGCCCTGCTCGAAGACGCGGGCTTGGAAGTCACCGACAGCAGCGGCCTCGCCTTCGATCCGGCGCGCGGCTTCACCCTGTCGGCCAACACAGCGATCAACTATCTTCTGACCGCGCGCCACAAGGGCTGA
- a CDS encoding oligogalacturonate lyase family protein, producing the protein MIGLALPLLVAAQAPSPASWTDPTTGHRIVRVDDRPGNYGLYFNYNPFTPDGKRMVYLTPEGIRVADTSDWTTRLVLKEKVDRLLFVGHRANVAYYTTNPTGSSEGEPSFIVWSVDLDSGKRRRIADMPGGRIESINADDTLLAGHRELAPPPPAIAAQGKRDPKTGSPSYSGTDDQGRPLSFAAAKEKWMEARLAAGVPMEIFAIDIATGQQRRITASKDWLNHVQFSPTDPDLLMYCHEGPWQQVDRIWTIRTDGSAKTKVHQRILQGEIAGHEYWAPDGRTIWYDLIMPQGMRWLAGHDLANGARRWYAIRPGQGSYHFASSPDGRSFSGDGANDGKYISLFHPRPDDNPRARNTLYGDTLIATGTLETERLVDLAKHDYTLEPNQHFTPDGKWLVYRSNIAGSPAIYAVETAKPR; encoded by the coding sequence ATGATCGGGCTGGCCCTTCCCCTGCTCGTCGCAGCGCAAGCACCCTCGCCCGCCAGCTGGACCGACCCGACCACCGGCCACCGCATCGTCCGCGTCGATGACCGGCCGGGCAATTACGGCCTCTATTTCAATTATAATCCCTTCACCCCCGACGGAAAGCGCATGGTCTATCTGACGCCGGAGGGGATCCGCGTCGCCGACACCAGCGACTGGACCACCCGGCTGGTGCTGAAGGAAAAGGTCGACCGGCTGCTGTTCGTCGGCCACCGCGCCAATGTCGCTTATTATACCACCAACCCGACCGGCAGCAGCGAGGGCGAGCCCTCCTTCATCGTCTGGTCGGTCGATCTCGACAGCGGCAAGCGTCGCCGTATCGCGGACATGCCGGGCGGCCGCATCGAATCCATCAATGCCGACGACACGCTGCTCGCCGGCCATCGCGAACTCGCCCCGCCGCCGCCCGCCATCGCCGCCCAGGGCAAGCGCGATCCGAAAACCGGCTCGCCCAGCTATAGCGGCACCGACGATCAGGGCCGCCCCCTCTCCTTCGCCGCCGCCAAGGAAAAATGGATGGAGGCCCGGCTCGCCGCCGGCGTGCCGATGGAAATCTTCGCGATCGACATCGCCACCGGCCAGCAGCGCCGCATCACCGCGTCGAAGGACTGGCTCAACCATGTCCAATTCTCGCCGACCGATCCCGATCTGCTCATGTATTGCCATGAAGGCCCCTGGCAGCAGGTCGACCGCATCTGGACCATCCGCACCGACGGCAGCGCCAAAACCAAGGTGCATCAGCGCATCCTGCAGGGCGAGATTGCCGGCCATGAATATTGGGCGCCCGACGGCCGCACCATCTGGTATGACCTCATCATGCCGCAGGGGATGCGCTGGCTCGCCGGCCATGACCTCGCCAATGGCGCGCGTCGCTGGTATGCGATCCGCCCCGGCCAGGGCTCCTATCATTTCGCCTCATCGCCCGACGGCCGCAGCTTCTCGGGCGACGGCGCCAATGACGGCAAATATATCAGCCTCTTCCACCCCCGCCCCGACGACAATCCCCGCGCCCGCAACACGCTGTACGGCGACACGCTGATCGCCACCGGCACGCTGGAGACGGAACGGCTCGTCGATTTGGCGAAACATGACTATACGCTCGAACCCAACCAGCATTTCACGCCCGACGGCAAATGGCTGGTCTATCGCAGCAATATCGCCGGCAGCCCTGCCATCTACGCCGTCGAAACCGCGAAACCACGCTAG
- a CDS encoding SDR family oxidoreductase, whose translation MKNSGNTILITGGGSGIGAALAHEFHAAGNQVIIAGRRQAALDEVVAAHPGMASMVIDMEDPAAIAAFADKLVADFPALDAVLLNAGIMVAEDRIDLAIAEATVATNLLGPIRLTHALLPHLLAQKSATILTVSSGLAFVPLAATPTYSATKAAIHGWSLAMREQLKGTGVDVVEIVPPGVQTDLMPGHAENPQMMPLADFISETMGLLRQEPTPAEIHVERVKFLSEATKRGEFAQVFGMLNGAH comes from the coding sequence ATGAAAAATTCCGGCAACACCATCCTCATCACCGGCGGCGGTTCGGGTATCGGCGCGGCGCTGGCGCATGAATTTCACGCGGCGGGCAACCAGGTCATCATCGCCGGGCGGCGGCAGGCGGCGCTCGACGAGGTGGTCGCGGCGCACCCCGGCATGGCGTCGATGGTGATCGACATGGAAGATCCGGCGGCGATCGCCGCCTTTGCGGACAAACTGGTCGCCGACTTCCCGGCGCTCGACGCGGTGCTGCTGAATGCCGGCATCATGGTGGCGGAGGACAGGATCGACCTCGCCATCGCAGAGGCGACGGTGGCGACCAATCTGCTCGGCCCGATCCGCCTGACCCATGCCCTGCTGCCGCATCTGCTGGCGCAGAAGAGCGCGACGATCCTGACCGTGTCGTCGGGCCTGGCCTTCGTGCCGTTGGCGGCGACGCCGACCTACAGCGCGACCAAGGCGGCGATCCATGGCTGGTCGCTGGCGATGCGCGAGCAGCTCAAGGGCACGGGCGTCGATGTGGTGGAGATCGTGCCGCCCGGCGTGCAGACCGACCTGATGCCCGGCCATGCCGAAAATCCGCAGATGATGCCGCTCGCCGATTTCATCAGCGAGACGATGGGCCTGTTGCGGCAGGAGCCGACCCCGGCCGAAATCCATGTCGAGCGGGTCAAATTCCTGAGCGAGGCGACCAAGCGCGGCGAGTTCGCGCAGGTGTTCGGGATGCTGAACGGGGCGCATTGA
- a CDS encoding energy transducer TonB family protein, with translation MKLLFCLCLAVPLLLPAASRAQSSAPSIDVTAPTTAPPTLDRWVERTGNILSNRLRYPTILSGPEEGIVQVKFACSDSGAPAGIALLNSSGSRQLDKAAMRAVQRIPTLHPLPAGIGAGQNYVATILFATTQASYNRQIRDLRRQALDNNARFARRAGGPAMAIALLDTPDTPRAAN, from the coding sequence ATGAAACTGCTTTTTTGCCTCTGCCTTGCCGTGCCGCTGCTGCTGCCGGCGGCATCCCGCGCCCAATCATCCGCCCCCTCGATCGACGTGACGGCGCCCACCACCGCCCCGCCCACGCTCGACCGCTGGGTCGAACGCACCGGCAACATCCTCTCCAACCGGCTGCGCTATCCCACCATCCTGTCCGGGCCGGAGGAAGGCATCGTCCAGGTCAAGTTCGCCTGCAGCGACAGCGGTGCGCCCGCCGGCATCGCCCTGCTCAACTCGTCCGGCTCGCGCCAGCTCGACAAGGCGGCGATGCGGGCGGTCCAGCGCATCCCGACCCTGCATCCGCTCCCCGCCGGGATCGGCGCCGGGCAGAATTATGTCGCGACCATCCTCTTCGCCACGACACAGGCCAGCTACAACCGGCAGATCCGCGATCTCCGGCGGCAGGCGCTCGACAATAATGCCCGCTTCGCCCGCCGCGCGGGTGGCCCGGCCATGGCCATCGCCCTGCTCGACACGCCGGACACTCCACGCGCCGCCAACTGA
- a CDS encoding winged helix-turn-helix transcriptional regulator — MSSNPRKRAYQDGCATAHALDLIGDRWAMPIMRELLLGPKRFTDLRASLPGISANVLTQRLEELEAASILVRRRLPPPAASQIYELTQWGRESEILFMVLGRWACRSPTMQPGMPMSQVSVVMSMRTMIDRAAIGDLDATIGFRFGEEEFRATLHDGDFSIDRGEAAGADVIFTGDQNALAAIVYGGQSFAAMAPALQMEGDRALAERFVRLFPLPPKAPSTVSWATPASS; from the coding sequence ATGAGTTCCAATCCGCGCAAACGCGCTTATCAGGATGGCTGTGCCACCGCCCACGCGCTCGATCTGATCGGCGATCGCTGGGCGATGCCGATCATGCGGGAATTGCTGCTCGGCCCCAAGCGCTTCACCGACCTGCGCGCCAGCCTGCCCGGAATCAGCGCCAATGTGCTGACCCAGCGGCTGGAGGAACTGGAAGCGGCCAGCATCCTTGTCCGCCGCCGCCTGCCCCCGCCCGCCGCCAGCCAGATTTACGAGCTGACCCAATGGGGCCGCGAGTCGGAAATCCTGTTCATGGTGCTGGGCCGCTGGGCCTGCCGATCGCCCACGATGCAGCCGGGCATGCCGATGAGCCAGGTGTCGGTGGTGATGTCGATGCGCACGATGATCGACCGCGCCGCGATCGGCGATCTGGATGCCACCATCGGCTTCCGCTTCGGTGAGGAGGAATTTCGCGCCACGCTCCATGATGGCGATTTCAGCATCGACCGGGGCGAAGCGGCCGGCGCCGATGTGATCTTCACCGGCGACCAGAATGCGCTTGCCGCCATCGTCTATGGCGGCCAGTCGTTCGCCGCCATGGCCCCGGCCCTGCAAATGGAGGGCGACCGGGCGCTGGCGGAACGCTTCGTCCGCCTCTTCCCCCTGCCGCCCAAGGCCCCCTCCACCGTCAGCTGGGCGACGCCAGCTTCATCATGA
- a CDS encoding VOC family protein, translating into MTDLGGKFFWYELMTSDPAAALAFYGDVVGWTAEPFGGDLPDGPYQVISGSAGPLGGVMAIPAEAKDCGMTPWWGGYVGSADVDADAERLSAAGGSVKRPPEDIPGVGRFAVMADPGGAVFMLLKGSSPEGMDAPPPMAPGHVGWHELYAGDFDKDLAFYTGQLGWSKGEAMDMGEMGSYQLVSQTGSTDFDGMTGGIMPVPPMMPVPLWLFYFTVGDIDAAVERVTAGGGTVLQGPMEVPGGAWIIQATDPQGAMFALVGSKGEG; encoded by the coding sequence ATGACCGACCTTGGTGGCAAATTCTTCTGGTATGAATTGATGACCAGCGATCCCGCGGCGGCGCTGGCCTTTTATGGCGATGTCGTCGGCTGGACGGCAGAGCCGTTTGGCGGCGACCTGCCCGACGGGCCCTATCAGGTGATTTCCGGCAGCGCCGGGCCGCTGGGCGGGGTGATGGCGATCCCGGCCGAGGCCAAGGATTGCGGCATGACGCCCTGGTGGGGCGGCTATGTCGGGTCGGCCGATGTCGACGCCGATGCCGAACGGCTGAGCGCGGCCGGTGGCAGCGTGAAGCGGCCGCCCGAGGATATTCCGGGCGTCGGCCGCTTTGCGGTGATGGCCGATCCGGGCGGCGCGGTGTTCATGCTGCTCAAGGGATCGAGCCCCGAGGGGATGGATGCGCCGCCGCCAATGGCGCCGGGCCATGTCGGCTGGCACGAGCTTTATGCCGGCGATTTCGACAAGGATCTGGCCTTCTATACCGGGCAGCTCGGCTGGTCGAAGGGCGAGGCCATGGATATGGGCGAGATGGGCAGTTACCAGCTTGTCTCGCAGACCGGCTCGACGGACTTTGACGGCATGACCGGCGGCATCATGCCGGTGCCGCCGATGATGCCGGTGCCGCTATGGCTGTTCTACTTCACCGTCGGCGACATCGACGCGGCGGTCGAGCGGGTGACGGCCGGTGGCGGCACGGTGCTGCAGGGGCCGATGGAGGTGCCGGGTGGCGCCTGGATCATCCAGGCGACCGATCCGCAGGGCGCGATGTTCGCGCTGGTCGGCAGCAAGGGAGAGGGGTGA
- a CDS encoding VOC family protein, which yields MADAPAPKMIFVNLPVTDLPAAIAFYEAVGAVRNNDFADDSAQMISFSETIHAMLLTHERFAGFTPRKIPNAHETAQVLLCLSETSRDAVDATVDRALAAGGTEPNPKQDHGFMYGRNFADLDGHIWEVMWMDVAAAMAANQGETADA from the coding sequence ATGGCCGATGCGCCCGCGCCGAAGATGATCTTCGTCAACCTGCCCGTCACCGATCTGCCCGCCGCGATCGCCTTTTATGAAGCGGTCGGCGCCGTGCGGAACAATGATTTCGCCGATGACAGCGCGCAGATGATCAGTTTTTCCGAGACGATCCACGCGATGCTGCTGACCCATGAACGGTTCGCCGGCTTTACCCCGCGCAAGATCCCCAATGCCCATGAAACCGCGCAGGTGCTGCTGTGTTTGAGCGAGACGAGCCGGGATGCGGTGGACGCGACGGTGGACAGGGCGCTGGCGGCGGGCGGGACCGAGCCGAACCCCAAGCAGGATCATGGCTTCATGTATGGCCGCAATTTTGCCGATCTGGACGGCCATATCTGGGAAGTGATGTGGATGGATGTCGCCGCCGCAATGGCCGCGAACCAGGGAGAAACTGCCGACGCCTGA
- a CDS encoding aspartate kinase produces MARIVMKFGGTSMAGMERIRNVAARVKHVVDQGHEVAVVVSAMAGETDRLVGFCKEASALYDPAEYDVVVAAGEQVTSGLLAMTLKAIGVDARSWLGWQLPIRTIEAHAKARISTIETDALIAAMQSGQVAVIPGFQGMMDDGRVSTLGRGGSDTSAVAVAAAVKADRCDIYTDVDGVYTTDPRIVARARKLDLVTYEEMLELASVGAKVLQTRSVGLAMKEGVVVQVLSSFDDPTQDDLPGTLIVSDEELEAKLKETKMERQLITGIAHDKNEAKIIVTRVPDKPGAVASIFTPLADAAINVDMIIQNDSKDNEETDVTFTVPRADLARSVDILEANKDAIGFRRIITDTEVAKISVVGVGMRSHAGVAATMFKTLAERGINIEAISTSEIKVSVLIDEDETELAVRVLHTAYGLDAPAA; encoded by the coding sequence ATGGCGCGCATCGTGATGAAATTCGGCGGCACCTCCATGGCGGGGATGGAGCGAATTCGCAACGTGGCCGCGCGCGTCAAACATGTCGTCGACCAGGGCCATGAAGTGGCGGTCGTGGTATCGGCCATGGCCGGCGAGACCGATCGCCTGGTCGGCTTCTGCAAGGAAGCCTCGGCGCTTTACGACCCGGCCGAATATGATGTCGTCGTGGCGGCGGGCGAACAGGTCACCAGCGGCCTGCTGGCGATGACGCTCAAGGCGATCGGCGTGGACGCGCGTAGCTGGCTGGGCTGGCAATTGCCGATCCGCACGATCGAGGCCCATGCCAAGGCGCGCATCAGCACGATCGAGACCGATGCGCTGATCGCGGCGATGCAGTCCGGCCAGGTCGCCGTCATCCCCGGTTTCCAGGGCATGATGGACGATGGCCGGGTGTCGACGCTGGGCCGTGGCGGTTCGGACACGTCGGCGGTCGCGGTGGCTGCGGCGGTCAAGGCCGATCGCTGCGACATCTATACCGACGTCGACGGCGTCTATACCACCGACCCGCGCATCGTGGCGCGTGCCCGCAAGCTGGACCTCGTCACCTATGAGGAAATGCTGGAGCTGGCCTCGGTCGGCGCGAAGGTGCTGCAGACCCGCTCGGTCGGCCTCGCCATGAAGGAAGGCGTGGTCGTGCAGGTGCTTTCCTCCTTCGATGATCCCACCCAGGACGACCTCCCCGGCACGCTGATCGTGAGCGACGAGGAACTGGAAGCCAAGCTCAAGGAAACCAAGATGGAACGTCAGCTCATCACCGGCATCGCCCATGACAAGAATGAGGCGAAGATCATCGTCACCCGCGTGCCCGACAAGCCGGGCGCGGTGGCCAGCATCTTCACCCCGCTGGCCGATGCGGCGATCAACGTCGACATGATCATCCAGAATGACAGCAAGGACAATGAGGAGACCGACGTCACCTTCACCGTCCCGCGCGCGGACCTGGCCCGCAGCGTCGACATCCTGGAAGCCAACAAGGACGCGATCGGCTTCCGCCGGATCATCACCGACACCGAAGTCGCCAAGATCAGCGTCGTGGGCGTGGGCATGCGCAGCCATGCCGGCGTCGCCGCCACCATGTTCAAGACGCTGGCCGAACGCGGCATCAACATCGAGGCGATCTCCACCAGCGAGATCAAGGTTTCGGTGCTGATCGACGAGGACGAGACCGAACTGGCGGTGCGCGTGCTGCATACCGCCTACGGCCTCGACGCCCCGGCGGCTTGA
- a CDS encoding DUF1428 domain-containing protein: MSYMDGFVIPVPKGNKERYKEVAAFAAPIFIEHGALRVVECWGNDIKPGKVNDFRTAVIAEEDEEVVFSWIEWPDKATRDAGAEKVMKDERMQPKEGEDMPFIGARLIYGGFEVLVDESA, translated from the coding sequence ATGAGCTATATGGACGGGTTCGTGATCCCGGTGCCCAAGGGCAACAAGGAGCGCTATAAGGAGGTCGCGGCCTTTGCCGCGCCGATCTTCATCGAACATGGCGCGCTGCGCGTGGTCGAATGCTGGGGCAACGACATCAAGCCCGGCAAGGTCAATGATTTCCGCACTGCCGTGATCGCCGAAGAGGATGAGGAAGTCGTCTTCTCCTGGATCGAATGGCCCGACAAGGCGACCCGCGATGCCGGCGCCGAAAAGGTGATGAAGGACGAACGCATGCAGCCCAAGGAGGGCGAGGACATGCCCTTCATCGGCGCGCGGCTGATCTATGGCGGGTTCGAGGTGCTGGTCGACGAAAGCGCCTGA
- a CDS encoding VOC family protein, producing the protein MDKISPCLWFDGQAEEAAHYYASVFGGSVDHVSYYPEVNPSPSPLPGGSVLLVEFSLFGQSYQALNGGPQFTFDEAISLSVACADQAELDGYFDRLTGDGGTAGPCGWVTDKYGLSWQLVTRQIMDNYHSGDRAGIARMMQAMMVMQKLDSGAMHAAFLGEAA; encoded by the coding sequence ATGGACAAGATTTCCCCCTGTCTGTGGTTCGACGGTCAGGCCGAGGAGGCGGCGCATTATTATGCGTCGGTCTTCGGCGGGTCGGTCGATCATGTGAGCTATTATCCCGAGGTCAATCCGTCGCCTTCGCCGCTGCCGGGCGGGAGCGTGCTGCTGGTCGAGTTCAGCCTGTTCGGGCAAAGCTATCAGGCGCTGAACGGCGGGCCGCAATTTACTTTCGACGAGGCGATATCGCTGTCGGTGGCATGCGCGGACCAGGCCGAGCTGGACGGCTATTTCGACCGCCTGACCGGTGACGGTGGCACGGCCGGGCCGTGCGGCTGGGTAACCGACAAATATGGCCTCTCCTGGCAGTTGGTGACGCGCCAGATCATGGACAATTATCATAGCGGCGACCGCGCCGGCATCGCCCGCATGATGCAGGCGATGATGGTGATGCAGAAGCTGGACAGCGGCGCGATGCATGCGGCGTTCCTGGGAGAGGCGGCATGA